In the genome of Kiritimatiellia bacterium, one region contains:
- a CDS encoding phenylalanine--tRNA ligase subunit alpha — translation MKPEDILALKNAAEQELKNAKNAEELEKTRVKYLGRRGLLPEIMKELKTLPPEYRPAAGRYSNEFKSACEALFSSRQSELAAEKGPDQKDAFDPTLPGQWRNVGSIHPITAIIMEAADIFSSLGFTIADGPDIETEYYNFDALNMPADHPSRDTQDTFWLAEKILLRTQTSPVQIRVMERQPPPVRIIAPGRCYRRDTTDATHSANFHQIEGLYVDRNVSLADLKSDLAYFARRMMGPNVKVRFRPHFFPFTEPSVEYDFSCHLCGGKGCRICKQSGWIEISGAGMVNPKVFQKVGYDPETTTGYAFGMGVERIAMIKFGIPDIRMLYENDIRFLSQLEL, via the coding sequence ATGAAACCGGAAGACATACTTGCATTAAAAAATGCGGCGGAACAGGAGCTCAAAAACGCAAAAAACGCGGAAGAGCTTGAAAAAACGCGCGTAAAATATCTGGGGCGCCGCGGGCTTTTGCCGGAAATAATGAAGGAGCTTAAGACCCTCCCGCCCGAATATCGCCCCGCCGCGGGCCGATATTCCAACGAATTCAAAAGCGCCTGCGAAGCGCTTTTCAGTTCCAGACAGAGCGAACTGGCGGCGGAAAAAGGCCCGGATCAGAAAGATGCCTTTGACCCCACCCTGCCCGGACAGTGGCGGAACGTCGGATCCATCCACCCCATCACCGCCATCATCATGGAGGCGGCGGACATTTTTTCATCGCTCGGGTTCACGATTGCCGACGGCCCCGATATTGAAACCGAGTATTATAACTTTGACGCGCTCAATATGCCCGCCGACCATCCTTCGCGCGACACGCAGGACACCTTCTGGCTGGCCGAGAAAATCCTGCTCCGCACCCAGACTTCCCCGGTCCAAATCCGCGTGATGGAGCGCCAGCCGCCGCCCGTGCGCATCATCGCCCCGGGGCGGTGTTACCGCCGCGACACGACCGACGCCACGCACAGCGCCAATTTCCACCAGATTGAAGGTCTTTACGTTGACCGGAACGTTTCCCTGGCGGATTTGAAAAGCGACCTGGCCTACTTCGCCAGGCGCATGATGGGACCGAACGTGAAGGTGAGATTCCGGCCGCATTTTTTCCCGTTCACCGAGCCGAGCGTTGAATATGATTTCTCATGCCATCTCTGCGGCGGCAAGGGGTGCCGCATCTGCAAACAGAGCGGCTGGATTGAAATTTCAGGAGCCGGCATGGTCAATCCCAAGGTTTTTCAAAAGGTCGGGTACGACCCGGAAACAACAACCGGTTACGCTTTCGGCATGGGCGTGGAACGGATCGCCATGATTAAATTCGGCATTCCCGATATACGCATGCTCTATGAAAATGATATCCGCTTCCTGAGCCAATTGGAACTATGA